The Lycium barbarum isolate Lr01 chromosome 12, ASM1917538v2, whole genome shotgun sequence genome includes a region encoding these proteins:
- the LOC132624870 gene encoding agamous-like MADS-box protein AGL29, translating into MERKVRKGRQKIELKLVESKEARYVTFSKRKQSLFRQANELSTLTGKDVGVLLVSPSGKPYSYGSTSIANIIDKFLVWKINNPQVVDQPDVGKSYVFQAFNDLCNESQVLNEEEESRKRRYRVLYPGSELTA; encoded by the coding sequence ATGGAAAGGAAGGTGCGTAAGGGTAGGCAAAAGATTGAGTTGAAGTTGGTTGAATCTAAAGAAGCACGCTACGTTACCTTTTCAAAAAGGAAACAAAGCCTGTTCAGACAAGCAAATGAGCTTTCAACTTTGACGGGAAAAGATGTTGGTGTTCTCCTCGTTTCACCTAGTGGAAAGCCATATTCCTATGGCTCCACTAGTATAGCAAATATAATTGATAAATTCCTTGTTTGGAAAATAAATAATCCTCAGGTTGTCGATCAACCTGATGTGGGGAAATCATATGTCTTTCAGGCATTTAATGATCTTTGTAATGAATCACAAGTACTGAACGaggaggaagaaagtagaaaaagaAGGTATAGGGTTTTGTACCCTGGTTCAGAATTAACCGCCTGA